Proteins co-encoded in one Yamadazyma tenuis chromosome 1, complete sequence genomic window:
- the SRB8 gene encoding RNA polymerase II mediator complex subunit (BUSCO:EOG092605ZA; EggNog:ENOG503NVBZ; COG:K), translated as MSKARSRNSLLLSHSKVAHSLNGTDELSLMKYHLDKPIDSIYPLDSNNSNKDEVKLKHKKGRELTYPDFHPWKDHTQMDDESSRVEIDKMTNSLYLNKGLFEAPQVPNEYYTARNLIQATLFSSGENCFEVLKELSQHLAGVHKTRNEVINKIRADSNNFKLPAKVTLTTLKREAWLADLANDSVPLSKISSRIPHGLKNKVLVDVLCSNSVPIPRAIWFTKCVLYGDAVAIRKKMQNRGESDALESQWLQEWTHQVVDYMYRFSRDFSMVSTPEKKSDIMNKLNYLLKYVQTLYIECLIDKSTLLSSIVRFLKDGLNLEPHYIVQLLLESSKSEANDEEFGTHRDAEINFGQRFLALLLLQVFWIDITKLDYLCKDLSEALLLNYYFISRVPISTSKQSRIPGTLERSLSLKLKESVLGSISDSIRYMFKLNTNAFIIPNYWILIGSTLYQVILGESELMSNQEIEDIQKQLQLIQHRNESLMLNMKHSKSTKEEKPFINSHRRTSSFPAGFTPLNLPFETNVVSPEQKYEELDTLESELFINRSSDDIFRIIDYLDKLKFNEELAKLLRPSLKQKSGNTDWKLNLSVAITWCITIHREPGYSSENILMFCGFLKHRVLAAGSLKYITKIKASIENSILDTIYDLLAGQPQSINFQNLYVLINELYQLKVISISAYLRKLIASGMFFSEPGVELQLNNPSVKMHVNILQNLPVLNNKQCDSILKKWSDPQINFTHKFEHGQSVLKQEVIDKFANNTLVSCNLQNLENLEVGVKYLLVNWMTEEIKKIINSSSKLIHIRFLTVTLLYKVYSSCDNLAVFFKVLVKSVLRNDGKVIVLDMDSLYLIAKLMVRHFKLIKTISGSDTGSVGYEIFRLIMVNYKDLATREPSYLNFKSIWDFIETSFDTKSRSDINADPQLQKPATIPQFIYSKATVDSPMKLNAHTVENRKASTEYSIDEFSSDLNDLTNKSYVFMTTSEVNYAFSALKLGENNETYNGENGSKRFAIVLFDYYMKYGGRLSKEEENLLIRLLINTKHILQAQFFFPFIDCFAYFTQKQIPKFENEQEKLKFTIVAKKLIANEILEIQEVLTIITTIFSNQEMVYNYNSMLHDLVIGDNIQEEQVLTEGQILPLQISRIAFYSKQGAKTLEIIANEIKAQSMEVLSFSISYNQNLEQLFTKWIVTRSRFFMENIKVNFDDDQIISLINRVSGLNTNIHSLDDLLINSSKINEFNLPLFQILFRLILTREMIKISDIERFNQLKMFIETMIPQLRFQFSLDNSFFGELFNSLPSDFKSDVLTILSSILFSHIRLLEDKFKAECEFNGVDILPLLADFFKKFSFSSIESIETTTLVLGGLSDYLSNLLTLLDSMSTPKKQAENESIDRSLSVFIRILIIYKESIAKFILNHDQGFNFLVNLKRLLVSEYFTGCNEKLKILLYDLMLISKNLLAQELNLERGKRNDIKDVIVDTPTNNNAGTPSISGQPSNLTPNQEKSNVFLSQDLVANGQLSKFEKFAAIFDLPDIDNHDILQKYLDDTNIISAVTLQENEINASGDFHIFNNSGLYLVKSSRDSMFSNEPFNLLGEKKKVGDPPKFKISSFEILENTNPEINNGKINLSLFDAYITKQNPP; from the coding sequence ATGTCAAAAGCACGCAGCAGAAATAGCCTCTTGTTGAGTCACTCTAAAGTGGCCCATAGTCTCAACGGCACTGATGagttgtctttgatgaagtaCCACTTGGATAAACCAATAGACTCCATATATCCACTTgactccaacaactccaacaaagaCGAGGTTAAGCTCAAGCACAAAAAGGGCAGGGAGCTCACATATCCCGATTTTCATCCCTGGAAAGATCATACCCAGATGGACGACGAGTCTTCTCGAGTTGAGATCGACAAGATGACCAATTCCCTTTATTTGAACAAAGGTCTTTTTGAAGCTCCTCAAGTCCCTAATGAGTATTACACTGCCAGAAACCTAATTCAAGCTACTCTCTTTTCAAGTGGAGAGAACTGTTTTGAGGTTTTGAAAGAGTTATCTCAGCACTTGGCAGGTGTTCATAAGACAAGAAACGAGgtgatcaacaagatccGTGCtgattccaacaatttcaaatTACCTGCAAAAGTTACTCTTACGACTCTAAAACGAGAAGCGTGGTTGGCAGATTTGGCTAATGACAGCGTTCCACTTCTGAAAATCTCGCTGAGAATTCCACATGGGCTCAAGAACAAGGTTTTAGTGGACGTCCTATGCTCTAACTCGGTACCGATCCCAAGGGCAATTTGGTTCACCAAGTGTGTTCTATATGGAGACGCCGTGGCCATTCGTAAAAAGATGCAAAACAGGGGCGAACTGGATGCTCTAGAGTCCCAATGGCTTCAAGAGTGGACCCATCAGGTGGTTGACTACATGTACCGATTTTCACGGGACTTTTCTATGGTCTCTACCCCAGAAAAAAAACTGGATATCATGAACAAATTGAATTATTTGCTTAAATATGTGCAGACGCTTTACATCGAATGCTTGATTGACAAGAGCACTCTCCTACTGTCCATTGTGCGTTTCCTCAAAGACGGATTGAATTTGGAACCACATTATATTGTCCAGCTCTTGTTGGAATCGTCTAAATCTGAGGCtaatgatgaagaatttggtACCCATAGAGATGCTGAAATAAACTTTGGCCAACGATTTCTTGCGTTATTGCTTCTCCAAGTATTTTGGATAGATATAACCAAGTTGGACTATTTGTGTAAGGATCTTAGTGAAGCCTTACTATTGAACTATTATTTTATATCCAGAGTACCTATACTGACATCCAAACAGTCCAGAATCCCGGGGACTCTCGAACGATCATTATCTTtaaaattgaaagaaagcGTATTAGGCCTGATATCGGACTCTATCAGATACATGTTCAAACTAAACACAAATGCATTTATCATTCCCAATTACTGGATTCTCATTGGATCAACCCTTTATCAAGTCATATTGGGTGAGTCGGAGTTAATGTCGAACCaggaaattgaagatattcaaaaacaactACAGCTCATACAACACCGAAATGAAAGTCTCATGCTTAATATGAAACACCTGAAGTCCacaaaagaagagaaaccTTTCATAAACTCCCATAGAAGAACAAGTTCCTTTCCAGCTGGGTTCACCCCTTTGAACTTGCCTTTTGAAACTAATGTGGTTTCTCCAGAGCAGAAAtatgaagaacttgatacACTTGAAAGTGAActattcatcaacagaaGCTCGGATGATATTTTCAGGATCATCGACTACTTGGATAagctcaagttcaatgaagaACTTGCCAAGTTATTAAGGCCCTCTTTGAAGCAAAAATCCGGAAATACTGATTGGAAGCTCAATCTTTCTGTGGCTATTACTTGGTGTATCACCATCCACAGAGAGCCTGGTTATTCAAGCGAAAATATCTTGAtgttttgtggatttttAAAACATAGAGTTCTAGCAGCAGGAAGCCTAAAATACATCACTAAAATCAAAGCTTCCATCGAAAACTCAATACTAGATACCATCTATGACTTACTCGCTGGTCAACCCCAGCTGATCAACTTTCAAAACCTCTATGTTTTGATAAACGAACTATACCAGTTGAAAGTCATAAGTATCTCTGCCTACTTGAGAAAGTTGATCGCCTCGGGAATGTTTTTTTCAGAGCCTGGCGTTGAACTTCAGTTGAATAATCCTTCTGTGAAGATGCATGTTAATATTTTGCAGAACCTCCCGGTATTGAATAACAAGCAATGTGATAgtatcttgaagaagtggtCAGACCCTCAAATCAACTTTACTCATAAGTTCGAGCACGGACAAAGTGTCCTTAAGCAGGAAGTTATTGATAAATTTGCCAACAATACCCTTGTATCTTGCAATTTACAGAACCTTGAAAACCTAGAAGTTGGTGTCAAGTATCTCCTTGTCAACTGGATGACAGAAGAAATTAAGAAGATCATCAACAGCTCCTCAAAATTGATCCACATAAGGTTTTTGACTGTGACTTTATTATATAAGGTATATTCTCTGTGTGACAACTTGGCGGTAtttttcaaagtattgGTTAAGAGTGTCTTGAGAAACGATGGAAAAGTCATTGTTCTAGACATGGATTCGTTGTATTTGATTGCAAAATTGATGGTAAGACACTTCAAATTGATAAAGACTATCTCTGGAAGTGACACAGGATCTGTGGGTTATGAAATCTTCAGGTTGATAATGGTTAACTATAAGGATTTGGCTACTAGGGAGCCCTCatacttgaacttcaaatccATATGGGATTTCATAGAGACCTCCTTTGATACTAAATCAAGGAGTGACATCAATGCTGATCCTCAATTACAAAAGCCTGCTACTATTCCACAGTTTATTTACTCGAAAGCTACAGTGGATTCTCCAATGAAGTTAAACGCACATACAGTTGAAAATAGAAAGGCCAGCACCGAGTATTCGATTGATGAATTCAGTTCTGATCTCAATGATTTAACTAACAAAAGCTACGTGTTTATGACCACCAGTGAGGTGAATTATGCTTTCTCCGCTTTGAAGTTAGGAGAAAATAATGAAACTTACAATGGTGAAAATGGGTCTAAGAGGTTTGCGATAGTACTTTTTGACTACTATATGAAATATGGTGGTCGTTTAtcaaaggaagaagagaaccTACTTATTAGGCTTTTAATTAACACGAAGCACATCTTACAAGCACAGTTTTTCTTCCCTTTCATAGATTGCTTTGCTTACTTCACTCAGAAGCAAATTCCAAAGTTTGAgaatgaacaagaaaagcTAAAGTTCACCATTGTTgcaaagaagttgattgcCAATGAGATCCTTGAAATCCAAGAGGTATTGACCATAATCACCACTATTTTCAGTAACCAAGAGATGGTCTACAATTACAACTCTATGTTACATGATTTAGTAATTGGTGATAAtattcaagaagaacaagtttTGACAGAAGGTCAAATTTTACCTCTTCAAATCAGTCGAATTGCGTTCTATTCAAAACAAGGAGCAAAAACCTTAGAAATCATTGCAAACGAAATCAAAGCTCAGTCAATGGAGGTTCTTTCTTTTTCAATCTCTTACAATCAAAATTTGGAACAGCTCTTTACTAAATGGATAGTGACAAGATCTAGGTTCTTCATGGAAAATATCAAGGTcaactttgatgatgatcaAATCATAAGTTTGATTAATCGAGTTTCTGGTTTGAATACTAATATTCACTCGCTAGATGATTTGTTAATCAATTCCCTGAAAATTAATGAATTCAATTTACCGTTATTTCAAATTTTGTTTAGATTGATTCTAACAAGAGAAATGATAAAAATCTCGGATATTGAACGGTTTAACCAATTGAAAATGTTCATTGAAACTATGATTCCACAGTTACGGTTCCAATTCTCATTGGATAATTCATTCTTTGGAGagctcttcaactcattaCCTTCTGACTTTAAGTCAGATGTTTTGACAATATTGAGTAGCATATTATTTTCCCATATTCGTCTTTTAGAAGACAAATTCAAGGCTGAATGTGAGTTTAACGGAGTCGACATTCTACCATTACTAGctgactttttcaagaagttttctttttcttcaattgaatcCATTGAAACCACAACTTTGGTACTAGGGGGTTTATCGGACTATCTTTCTAATTTGTTGACTTTATTGGATAGTATGTCGACGCCCAAAAAGCAAGCCGAAAACGAATCTATTGACAGATCATTGTCTGTATTTATCCGAATCTTGATTATTTATAAAGAGTCGATTGCTAAGTTCATCCTCAACCACGATCAAGGGTTCAATTTCTTAGTGAACCTAAAACGACTACTCGTATCAGAGTACTTTACTGGTTGTAATGAGAAgctcaagatcttgttgtaCGATTTAATGCTCATTAGTAAGAATCTTCTTGCTCAAGAATTGAATCTAGAAAGAGGTAAAAGAAACGATATCAAGGATGTAATTGTTGATACACCTACAAACAACAACGCTGGAACACCCAGTATAAGTGGTCAGCCATCTAATTTAACCCCAAATCAAGAGAAATCCAACGTTTTCTTGAGTCAAgatttggttgcaaatggaCAATTGTCTAAGTTCGAAAAGTTTGCAGCGATTTTCGACTTACCAGATATCGATAACCATGACATTTTACAAAAGTATCTAGATGATACGAACATCATTTCAGCAGTGACATTACAGGAAAACGAAATCAATGCCAGTGGAGACTTTCatattttcaacaatagTGGGTTGTATTTGGTTAAGTCATCGAGAGATTCGATGTTTTCTAATGAGCCATTTAACCTTCTTggagagaagaaaaaagtAGGCGACCCCCCAAAGTTTAAAATCAGCAGTTTCGAGATCTTAGAGAATACTAATCCTGAGATTAACAACGGAAAGATCAATCTTCTGCTTTTTGACGCGTATATAACCAAGCAGAATCCTCCATGA
- the MYO1_1 gene encoding class II myosin (BUSCO:EOG092608L0; COG:Z; EggNog:ENOG503NW13): protein MATLLPPPSKRQRREAQETQEVDLIPLDLPNILIKFEAADTGDSIGGSIRVPGGITEKQLEQLLNQLHNSSEDPVPYTFALANKKADDSVEMVDIKDNVYSSILKPKIKTTEDFMTLVYTPRAVFKVRPVTRSSNAIAGHGSTILCCQFSPNDSGRMCSGAGDSTARIWDCKTHTPVATLAGHTNWVLCVSYSPCGTMIATGSMDNTVRLWEADSGKPLGKPLVGHGKWITSLTWEPLHLVAANAVPRVASGSKDGTVRVWDTSARVCEMTMSGHTNSVSCVRWSGSNIIYSGSHDKTIRAWDVTAGGRCIQTLRSHAHWVNHLSLSTDYVLRQGGFDHTSSRSSIKNTTPAELRAKALQAYEKAAKLGGGVSERIVTASDDFTMYLWEPLKQSKPICRMTGHQKLVNHVSFSPDGRYIVSSSFDNSIKIWDGLKGTFIGTLRGHVAPVYQTAWSSDSRLLVSCSKDTTLKVWDVRTRKLSVDLPGHADEVFAVDWSIDGHRVASGGKDKSPRNDPQSAFEKLHQSFVSLPLSIEMAVVKRGGRKKDKQQAPPAKSGIKKAEFDITKKKEVGVSDLTLLSKITDDAINDNLHKRFMNNTIYTYIGHVLISVNPFQDLGIYTQENLNKYKGKNRLEVPPHVFAIAETMYYNLKSYGENQCVIISGESGAGKTEAAKQIMQYIANVSVEDHGKALANNDILKIKDMVLATNPLLESFGCAKTLRNNNSSRHGKYLEIYFNPSNYQPVAAHITNYLLEKQRVVSQITNERNFHIFYQFTKHCPDDYKQKFGIQGPETYIYTSAAGCVSVDGVNDSSDFQETLNAMKVIGITPQEQDHIFRMLAAILWVGNISYVEDEHGNAAIRDESVINFVAYLLETDAESVKKSITEKIVQTSHGMRRGSTYHSPLNIVQATAVRDALAKGLYNNLFDWIVARVNVSLKGEGPGMEKKSIGILDIYGFEIFEHNSFEQICINYVNEKLQQIFIQLTLKAEQDEYVQEQIKWTPIEYFNNKVVCDLIEATRPTPGLFAALNDSVKTAHADSDAADQVFSQRLGMVGSTSRHFEDRKGKFIIKHYAGDVTYEVSGMTDKNKDSMLRDLLEMLSTSKNSFISSVLFPPEMLTALLDNKKRLETASDKIKKSANLLVDTLSQCQPSYIRTIKPNQTKRPKEYDNAQVLHQVKYLGLKENVRIRRAGFAYRTTFDKFVQRFYLLSSKTGYAGDYIWRGDDISAVKEILKACFIPDSEYQMGTTKVFIKTPETLFALEDMRDKYWHNMAARIQRAWRRYLKRKEDAAIVMQRAWRNKTHGNKFEQFRDYGNGLLQGRKERRRFSMLGSRAFMGDYLGCNDSTGYGKYVVNQAGISEHVIFSSKGEILIAKFGRSSKRLARIFIMTKNSFYVVAETLVEKKLQLLKEFTLPVGGLNYVGLSCYQDNWLALSLHSPTPSNPDLFINLDFKTELVAHLKKANPGLTIKIGPTIEYQKKPGKFHVVKVVVGAAPKNGDVYKSGTITVAAGLPGSSKNPKRPRGASGKVDYSKYYNRGSGRSNGFAASVSTAAAHRSYQPAAQASYQPAAQASYQPVAQASYQQPIAAPSVPQKARKPPTPQAKPAKKAAAPPPAPRATEQAKKAAPPPPPPAPPAAVSAPKTPKYPTYKVNFDYDGSVAGSIPLKKDDIVYVANENGQWGLVKDLEETKEGWAPLSYMEKCEPPASIFGTRGHVVPPPPPPPTAVHATAQSTGQQGSGNGNGIANGLAAALQAKKQEESTLAGSIAEALKKRQVTRDSDEEEDDDDDW, encoded by the exons ATGGCTACTTtacttccaccaccatctAAAAGACAAAGGCGTGAGGCCCAAGAGACCCAAGAGGTCGACCTCATACCTCTTGATCTCCCTAATATTCTCATCAAATTTGAAGCTGCAGATACTGGAGACTCCATTGGTGGATCCATAAGAGTTCCTGGAGGCATCACCGAAAAACAGTTGGAACAACTTTTGAACCAGCTTCACAATTCCTCAGAAGACCCCGTGCCATACACGTTCGCATTGGCCAACAAGAAGGCGGATGACTCCGTTGAAATGGTGGATATCAAAGATAACGTGTATTCGTCTATTTTGAAGCCCAAAATCAAGACTACCGAAGACTTCATGACATTAGTGTATACGCCACGAGCCGTATTCAAAGTGCGTCCAGTGACTCGTTCAAGTAATGCCATTGCTGGCCACGGATCCACCATTCTTTGTTGCCAGTTTTCACCCAACGACTCGGGAAGAATGTGTAGTGGAGCTGGTGATCTGACGGCACGAATCTGGGACTGCAAAACCCATACGCCAGTAGCCACATTAGCAGGCCACACAAACTGGGTGCTATGTGTATCGTACTCTCCTTGTGGTACCATGATAGCCACCGGATCCATGGATAACACAGTACGGTTGTGGGAAGCAGACAGTGGAAAGCCACTAGGAAAGCCACTTGTGGGCCACGGAAAGTGGATCACTAGTCTTACGTGGGAACCGTTACATCTTGTAGCAGCCAATGCGGTGCCTCGGGTGGCATCCGGGTCCAAAGATGGTACTGTGAGAGTGTGGGACACCAGTGCCAGAGTGTGTGAAATGACTATGAGCGGACACACCAATTCGGTGCTGTGTGTGCGGTGGAGTGGTTCCAATATTATCTACAGTGGATCACACGACAAGACAATTCGGGCGTGGGATGTCACGGCTGGTGGCCGGTGTATTCAGACGTTACGAAGTCATGCTCATTGGGTTAACCATTTATCGCTTCTGACCGATTATGTGCTCCGTCAAGGAGGATTCGACCACACTTCTTCTCGCAGCAGCATTAAGAATACCACCCCTGCCGAATTGCGAGCCAAGGCTTTACAGGCGTATGAGAAGGCTGCAAAgcttggtggtggtgttagCGAGAGAATCGTCACTGCTAGCGATGATTTCACCATGTATTTATGGGAGCCTTTGAAACAATCAAAGCCCATCTGCAGAATGACCGGTCACCAAAAGTTGGTCAACCATGTGTCATTTTCGCCCGACGGCCGCTACATCGTTTCCTCTTCCTTTGATAATTCCATCAAGATTTGGGACGGGCTTAAGGGAACGTTTATTGGCACGCTTCGTGGGCATGTTGCACCTGTTTACCAAACAGCTTGGTCTTCCGATAGTCGACTTTTAGTGAGTTGTTCTAAGGATACTACGTTGAAGGTTTGGGACGTGAGAACCAGAAAGCTCAGTGTAGACTTACCGGGTCACGCGGATGAGGTGTTTGCGGTAGACTGGAGTATCGACGGACATCGTGTTGCTAGTGGTGGGAAAGATAAGCTG CCGCGAAATGACCCCCAATCTGCGTTCGaaaaactccaccaactgTTTGTTTCTTTACCCCTATCAATTGAAATGGCTGTCGTCAAAAGAGGTGGCCGAAAGAAAGACAAACAACAAGCCCCACCCGCCAAGAGTGGGATTAAGAAGGCTGAATTcgatatcaccaaaaagaaggaagTTGGTGTATCGGACCTCACCCTCCTTTCCAAGATTACCGACGATGCCATCAATGATAATCTCCATAAAAGATTTATGAACAACACCATCTATACCTACATTGGACATGTGTTGATATCAGTGAATCCGTTTCAAGACCTTGGAATATACACCCAagagaacttgaacaaataTAAGGGAAAGAATAGATTGGAGGTTCCTCCTCACGTTTTTGCCATTGCTGAAACCATGTATTATAATTTGAAATCGTACGGCGAGAACCAGTGTGTGATTATTTCTGGTGAATCTGGGGCCGGGAAGACCGAAGCTGCCAAGCAGATCATGCAATACATCGCTAACGTCTCGGTAGAAGATCATGGTAAAGCTCTTGCCAATAATGATATCTTGAAAATTAAAGATATGGTGTTGGCCACAAACCCATTATTGGAATCATTCGGATGTGCAAAGACCTTGAGAAACAATAATTCTTCCCGACACGGTAAATACTTGGAGATTTACTTTAATCCTTCAAACTACCAACCTGTGGCTGCTCATATCACCAACTATTTATTGGAAAAACAGCGGGTAGTGTCTCAAATCACCAACGAGAGAAACTTCCACATTTTCTACCAATTCACAAAGCACTGTCCTGATGATTATAAGCAGAAATTCGGCATTCAGGGTCCAGAAACCTATATATACACGTCTGCTGCCGGTTGTGTTAGTGTTGATGGAGTGAACGATTCTTCCGACTTTCAAGAAACTTTGAACGCCATGAAGGTTATTGGAATAACCCCACAGGAGCAGGACCATATTTTCCGGATGTTAGCAGCCATTTTATGGGTTGGAAATATATCATACGTGGAAGACGAACATGGAAATGCCGCAATTCGGGATGAAAGTGTCATTAACTTTGTGGCAtatcttttggaaaccgACGCAGAATCTGTCAAGAAGTCAATTACCGAAAAGATTGTTCAAACCAGTCATGGTATGCGTCGTGGTTCTACATACCATTCTCCTTTGAACATTGTGCAAGCTACAGCCGTCAGAGATGCTTTGGCCAAAGGTCTTTACAACAATCTTTTTGATTGGATTGTTGCACGTGTTAATGTTTCCTTGAAAGGTGAAGGCCCTGGAATGGAAAAGAAGTCGATTGGTATCTTGGATATTTACggatttgaaatctttgaacaCAATTCCTTTGAACAAATTTGTATCAACTATGTTAACGAAAAGTTGCAACAAATCTTTATTCAATTGACATTGAAAGCTGAACAAGATGAATACGTTCAAGAACAAATTAAATGGACTCCTATCGAATACTTTAACAATAAGGTTGTGTGTGATTTGATCGAAGCCACAAGACCTACCCCAGGTCTCTTTGCTGCTTTGAACGACTCGGTCAAAACTGCCCATGCTGATTCCGATGCTGCTGATCAAGTATTTTCTCAACGATTGGGTATGGTTGGATCTACAAGTCGTCACTTTGAAGACCGGAAGGGTAAATTTATCATTAAGCATTATGCTGGTGATGTTACTTACGAAGTCAGTGGAATGACTGATAAGAACAAGGATTCCATGTTAAGAGATTTATTGGAAATGTTGTCTACCTCCAAGAATTCTTTTATTTCCAGTGTTTTGTTCCCTCCAGAAATGTTAACTGCATTACTtgacaacaagaagaggCTCGAAACAGCATCCgataaaatcaaaaagaGTGCCAATTTGTTGGTCGACACCTTATCCCAATGCCAACCTTCATATATCAGAACTATTAAGCCAAATCAAACCAAAAGGCCAAAGGAGTATGATAATGCACAAGTTTTACACCAggtcaagtacttgggaTTGAAGGAAAATGTCCGAATCAGAAGAGCAGGGTTTGCTTATCGTACTACATTTGATAAATTTGTGCAAAGATTCTATTTAttatcttccaaaacagGCTATGCTGGTGATTACATCTGGAGAGGAGATGATATCTCAGCAGTGAAGGAGATTCTTAAGGCTTGTTTCATTCCTGACTCTGAGTACCAAATGGGAACCACCAAAGTATTCATCAAGACTCCCGAAACATTATTTGCCTTGGAAGACATGAGAGACAAGTACTGGCACAATATGGCTGCAAGGATTCAAAGGGCCTGGAGACGTTACCTCAAACGTAAAGAAGACGCCGCCATTGTTATGCAGAGAGCTTGGAGGAATAAGACCCATGGGAATAAATTCGAACAGTTCAGAGACTACGGAAATGGATTGcttcaaggaagaaaagaacgTCGCCGGTTCTCCATGTTGGGCTCTCGTGCGTTCATGGGTGATTATCTCGGATGTAATGACTCAACAGGTTACGGAAAATATGTGGTTAATCAAGCAGGAATAAGTGAGCATGTtatcttttcttcaaaaggAGAAATCCTCATTGCCAAATTTGGCCGGTCTTCAAAGAGACTTGCAAGAATTTTTATCATGACTAAGAACTCCTTCTACGTGGTGGCCGAGACTTTGGTGGAGAAAAAGCTTCAATTGCTTAAGGAGTTCACCCTTCCAGTTGGTGGCTTGAACTATGTCGGATTATCTTGTTATCAAGATAACTGGCTTGCTCTTTCACTTCACTCACCCACGCCATCCAACCCAGATCTCTTCATTAACTTGGATTTTAAGACTGAACTAGTGGCCCATTTGAAAAAAGCCAATCCTGGTTTAACCATTAAAATCGGTCCCACAATAGAGTATCAAAAGAAACCAGGAAAGTTCCATGTAGtcaaggtggtggttgGAGCAGCTCCGAaaaatggtgatgtttACAAATCAGGTACCATTACCGTGGCTGCTGGTTTACCAGGAAGTAGTAAAAATCCGAAGAGACCAAGAGGGGCTTCAGGTAAAGTGGACTACAGCAAGTACTACAATAGAGGTAGTGGAAGATCGAATGGATTTGCAGCTTCTGTTTCCACAGCAGCTGCTCATCGCTCGTACCAACCGGCGGCTCAAGCTTCTTACCAACCGGCAGCTCAAGCTTCTTACCAACCCGTCGCTCAAGCTTCGtatcaacaaccaattGCTGCTCCTTCAGTTCCTCAAAAGGCAAgaaaaccaccaactcctCAAGCCAAACCGGCCAAGAAGGCTGCTGCACCTCCTCCAGCACCTAGAGCTACTGAACAAGCTAAGAAAGCggcacctccaccacctcctccagcaccaccagcGGCAGTATCAGCACCCAAAACTCCAAAGTATCCTACTTACAAGGTGAACTTTGACTACGACGGCTCGGTGGCCGGGTCAATTCCTCTTAAGAAAGACGATATAGTCTATGTAGCCAACGAGAATGGCCAATGGGGTTTGGTTAAGGATTTGGaggaaaccaaagaaggatGGGCACCTTTGTCTTACATGGAAAAATGTGAACCTCCAGCCAGTATTTTTGGCACAAGAGGACACGTTGTCCCTCCTCCTCCCCCACCGCCAACAGCTGTACACGCCACTGCTCAATCGACTGGCCAACAAGGTTCTGGTAATGGTAATGGCATTGCCAATGGGCTTGCGGCGGCGTTACAAGCCAAAAAACAAGAGGAGTCTACTTTGGCCGGCTCTATTGCTGAAGCGTTGAAGAAACGACAAGTCACCAGAGATagtgacgaagaagaagatgacgacgacgatTGGTAA